A window of Thunnus thynnus chromosome 17, fThuThy2.1, whole genome shotgun sequence contains these coding sequences:
- the LOC137167916 gene encoding nuclear GTPase SLIP-GC-like: MDDFVCNKLTEWGLSEWIDRFKDEEIDEEILLHCLDDQEIANLIPKTGPRSKFKKRLKLLRAEQNTTNQETESDSTQEHEEAADSDQVLPSTSNATVNGKRKMAPQCESSKWQSPAKRRCDTALGSYSERIILSDVKNIMTCVHTRLCLEDNTRLNAFLKDKISDLETDKRELIGVFGKTGAGKSSLINAIIKEKNLLPSGSVSACTTVMIKVEANMHNQKYEADIEFITKEEWRDELWSSFLGNNADQEREDDDDYRDIVEKLSALYGEEWKNKSPESLMDNKYFKEIPEFLNSKRKILTCESAKELSAKFVKYTRSDSKEGAGKEVKRWYWPLVKCVTVKVPNNELLQHVTLVDLPGNGDRNKSRDKMWKGIVGSCSAVWIVTDINRAAAEKEPWEILESACNLMGNGGECQQIHFICTKSDLIEDMDHPSATDVRALILKRNMQAKEEVSKEFRKNAQIKKHFSDDCLKVFTVSSKEFLKEKCLRPDDTEIPKLQKFLQDLNDCHSETLNYVSGAYGVLSLIQGARCREVGRQKADVCSDIEEKMRQELDKVRKPMEEACKAFEKCLCDGVEISKSSCEQLLKFLRPNRVSGSAFHKTLKYVVENNGTFKPKKKKRERNKRQCEVSVMPD, encoded by the exons ATGGATGACTTTGTTTGTAACAAATTGACTGAATGGGGTCTCAGTGAGTGGATAGATCGATTTAAAG ATGAAGAAATTGACGAGGAAattcttcttcactgtcttGATGATCAAGAAATTGCTAACTTGATTCCAAAAACGGGACCAAGGTCAAAATTCAAGAAGAGACTCAAGTTGTTGAGG gcagaacaaaacacaacaaatcaagAAACAGAAAGCGATTCTACTCAA GAGCATGAAGAAGCAGCTGACTCTGATCAG GTTTTGCCCTCCACCAGTAACGCAACTGTTAATG GGAAGAGAAAGATGGCCCCTCAGTGTGAGTCAAGCAAATGGCAATCACCAGCTAAACGGCGTTGTGACACTGCACTGGGATCATATTCAG aacGCATCATATTGTCTGATGTGAAAAACATCATGACATGTGTTCACACTAGACTATGTCTAGAAGACAACACAAGGCTCAACGCTTTCCTGAA GGACAAAATCAGTGATTTGGAGACAGACAAGAGGGAGCTGATTGGTGTCTTCGGTAAAACTGGGGCTGGAAAGAGCTCCTTGATAAACGCCATCATCAAGGAGAAGAACCTTTTGCCCTCTGGAAGTGTCAGTGCATGTACCACAGTCATGATTAAGGTGGAGGCTAATATGCACAACCAAAAGTATGAGGCTGACATTGAGTTCATTACAAAAGAG gaGTGGAGAGATGAGTTGTGGTCCTCCTTTCTTGGGAATAATGCAGATCAGGAAagggaagatgatgatgattatcgTGACATTGTTGAAAAGCTGTCAGCACTATATGGAGAAGAATGGAAAAACAAATCCCCTGAAAGCCTCATGGACaacaaatatttcaaagaaATCCCAGAATTTCTCAACTCCAAGAGGAAGATTTTGACATGTGAATCA GCCAAAGAGCTATCTGCAAAATTTGTCAAATATACAAGAAGTGACTCGAAGGAGGGAGCAGGTAAAGAAGTAAAGAGGTGGTACTGGCCACTGGTGAAGTGTGTGACTGTCAAGGTGCCTAATAATGAACTTCTTCAGCATGTCACACTTGTGGATCTTCCTGGAAACGGGGACCGAAACAAGAGCAGAGATAAAATGTGGAAAGGG ATTGTTGGGAGTTGCTCTGCTGTGTGGATTGTGACTGACATTAAtcgagcagcagcagagaaagaacCCTGGGAGATCCTGGAAAGTGCCTGTAACCTCATGGGAAATGGTGGCGAGTGTCAGCAAATTCACTTCATCTGCACAAAGTCTGATCTCATTGAAGATATGGATCATCC TTCAGCAACTGATGTGCGTGCACTCATATTGAAAAGAAACATGCAAGCCAAGGAAGAAGTCAGCAAAGAATTCAGAAAAAACGCCCAAATTAAG aaacacTTCAGTGATGACTGTTTGAAAGTGTTCACAGTGAGCTCCAAAGAGtttctaaaagaaaaatgtctaaGGCCAGATGACACTG AAATACCCAAACTTCAGAAATTTCTACAAGACCTCAATGACTGTCACTCAGAGACATTGAACTATGTGTCTGGAGCTTATGGGGTTCTCTCTCTGATTCAAGGGGCCAGATGTAGAGAAGTG GGTCGCCAAAAAGCGGATGTGTGCTCAGACATTGAAGAAAAGATGAGACAGGAACTTGATAAAGTCAGGAAACCCATGGAAGAGGCCTGTAAGGCTTTCGAAAAATGCCTTTGTGACGGGGTTGAAATATCAAAAAGTTCATGTGAACAACTCTTGAAGTTCTTACGTCCAAAT agGGTATCCGGTAGTGCTTTTCACAAAACACTGAAGTATGTAGTTGAGAACAATGGCACcttcaaaccaaaaaaaaaaaaaagggaaagaaataaACGTCAATGTGAAGTTAGCGTCATGCCTGACTGA
- the LOC137167915 gene encoding nuclear GTPase SLIP-GC-like yields the protein MDDFVCNKLTEWGLSEWIDRFKDEEIDKEILLHCLDDQEIANLIPKTGPRSKFKKRLKLLRAEQNTTNLETDSDSTQEHEEAADSDQVLPSTSNTTDNGKRKMAPQCESSKWQSPAKRRCDTALGTYSERIILSDVKNIMTCVHNRLCKEDNTRLNAFLKVKIRDLETDKRELIGVFGKTGAGKSSLINAIIEEKNLLPSGSVSACTTVMIKVEANMHNQKYEADIEFITKEEWKDELWSSFLGNNADKEWEDDDDYRDIVEKLSALYGEEWKNKSPESLMENKYFREIPEFLNSKRKILTCESAKELSAKFVKYTRSDSKEGAGKEVKRWYWPLVKCVTVKVPNNELLQHVTLVDLPGNGDRNKSRDKMWKGIVGSCSAVWIVTDINRAAAEKEPWEILESACNLMGNGGECQQIHFICTKSDLIEDMDHPSATDVRALILKRNMQAKEEVSKEFRKNAQIKKHFSDDCLKVFTVSSKEFLKEKCLRPDDTEIPKLQEFLQDLNDCHSETLNYVSGAYGILSLIQGARRREVGRQKADVCSDIEEKMRQELDKIRKPMEEACKAFVKCLCDGVEISRSSCEKLLKFLRPHRVSGRGFHRTLKCVVENNGAYKPKKGKEINVNAKLASCLTDSIDEKFRKTFPNEGNCGPFNGVINAFSLDTEKLIHKYKDVKLQLIFLKTEEGKIKTKLHKIIRDGKKKIYNSLTETIEEIMQECYTKAAKFSGQDTLKNMRDTVERHVYDSKNTMFEQAKDAMLARMRRLKEFILKILEETMQKSIDLSLKTDDFSIPDFTTELDMVRLYHNDLMGSPDEETSVICITDPPGPTAAVQL from the exons ATGGATGACTTTGTTTGTAACAAATTGACTGAATGGGGTCTCAGTGAGTGGATAGATCGATTTAAAG aTGAAGAAATTGACAAGGAAattcttcttcactgtcttGATGATCAAGAAATTGCTAACTTGATTCCAAAAACGGGACCAAGGTCAAAATTCAAGAAGAGACTCAAGTTGTTGAGG GCAGAGCAAAACACAACGAATCTGGAAACAGACAGTGATTCTACTCAA GAGCATGAAGAAGCAGCTGACTCTGATCAG GTTTTGCCCTCCACCAGTAACACAACTGATAATG GGAAGAGAAAGATGGCCCCTCAGTGTGAGTCAAGCAAATGGCAATCACCAGCTAAACGGCGTTGTGACACTGCACTGGGAACATACTCAG AACGCATCATATTGTCTGATGTGAAAAACATCATGACATGTGTTCACAATAGACTATGTAAAGAAGACAACACAAGGCTCAACGCTTTCCTGAA GGTCAAAATCCGTGATTTGGAGACAGACAAGAGGGAGCTGATTGGTGTCTTTGGTAAAACTGGGGCTGGAAAGAGCTCCTTGATAAACGCCATCATCGAGGAGAAGAACCTTTTGCCCTCTGGAAGTGTCAGTGCATGTACCACAGTCATGATTAAGGTGGAGGCTAATATGCACAACCAAAAGTATGAGGCTGACATTGAGTTCATTACAAAAGAG gaGTGGAAAGATGAGTTGTGGTCCTCCTTTCTTGGGAATAATGCAGATAAGGAATgggaagatgatgatgattatcgTGACATTGTTGAAAAGCTGTCAGCACTATATGGAGAAGAATGGAAAAACAAATCCCCTGAAAGCCTCatggaaaacaaatatttcagaGAAATCCCAGAATTTCTCAACTCCAAGAGGAAGATTTTGACATGTGAATCA GCCAAAGAGCTATCTGCAAAATTTGTCAAATATACAAGAAGTGACTCGAAGGAGGGAGCAGGTAAAGAAGTAAAGAGGTGGTACTGGCCACTGGTGAAGTGTGTGACTGTCAAGGTGCCTAATAATGAACTTCTTCAGCATGTCACACTTGTGGATCTTCCTGGAAACGGGGACCGAAACAAGAGCAGAGATAAAATGTGGAAAGGG ATTGTTGGGAGTTGCTCTGCTGTGTGGATTGTGACTGACATTAATcgagcagcagcagaaaaagaacCCTGGGAGATCCTGGAAAGTGCCTGTAACCTCATGGGAAATGGTGGCGAGTGTCAGCAAATTCACTTCATCTGCACAAAGTCTGATCTTATTGAAGATATGGATCATCC TTCAGCAACTGATGTGCGTGCACTCATATTGAAAAGAAACATGCAAGCCAAGGAAGAAGTCAGCAAAGAATTCAGAAAAAACGCCCAAATTAAG aaacacTTCAGTGATGACTGTTTGAAAGTGTTCACAGTGAGCTCCAAAGAGtttctaaaagaaaaatgtctaaGGCCAGATGACACTG AAATACCCAAACTTCAGGAATTTCTACAAGACCTCAATGACTGTCACTCAGAGACATTGAACTATGTGTCTGGAGCTTATGGGATTCTCTCTCTGATTCAAGGGGCCAGACGTAGAGAAGTG GGTCGCCAAAAAGCGGATGTGTGCTCAGACATTGAAGAAAAGATGAGACAGGAACTTGATAAAATCAGGAAACCCATGGAAGAGGCTTGTAAGGCTTTCGTAAAATGCCTTTGTGACGGGGTTGAAATATCAAGAAGTTCATGTGAAAAACTCTTGAAGTTCTTACGTCCACAT agGGTATCAGGTCGTGGTTTTCACAGAACTCTGAAGTGTGTAGTTGAGAACAATGGCGCCTACAAACCaaaaaaagggaaggaaatAAATGTCAATGCGAAGTTAGCGTCATGCCTGACTGACAGCATTGATGAGAAATTCAGGAAAACCTTCCC AAATGAAGGAAATTGTGGACCATTCAACGGGGTCATCAATGCATTTTCACTTGACACAGAGAAGCTGATTCACAAGTACAAAGATGTCAAACTGCAGCTGATATTTCTCAAGACAGAG GAGGGAAAAATTAAGACAAAACTCCACAAAATCATCCGGGAtggtaagaaaaaaatctacaaCAGTCTGACAGAGACAATAGAGGAAATCATGCAAGAATGCTACACAA AAGCAGCAAAATTTAGTGGACAAGACACGCTGAAAAACATGAGGGACACTGTTGAGAGGCACGTGTATGATTCAAAGAACACCATGTTTGAGCAGGCTAAAGATGCTATGTTGGCCCGGATGAGAAGACTCAAG GAGTTCATCTTGAAGATACTGGAGGAAACTATGCAGAAATCAATTGACCTGTCACTCAAGACAGATGACTTCTCAATCCCAG attttacaaCAGAGCTTGATATGGTGAGGCTATACCACAATGATTTGATGGGCAGCCCAGATGAAGAAACATCAGTAATTTG caTCACAGATCCACCCGGCCCAACAGCTGCAGTACAACTGTAA